A single window of Dermacentor albipictus isolate Rhodes 1998 colony chromosome 1, USDA_Dalb.pri_finalv2, whole genome shotgun sequence DNA harbors:
- the LOC139054709 gene encoding uncharacterized protein — protein MASSISYPAHCRHVNFFSSPREAVQKRCSPRCNQFKLLHGAPLGLATGTCGALTAMATRQRHTATAGPGRRNQHSQNQRQRENQRSRRTPPHGSNDEYERRYDRDGADDTFDGNVMPWPGIVPPPFLYLPPPMVGFPELMSPFSPYGSIVDENTDILDAYYAAEYAGASAFDLQDEPVLYDYDVDVQQHIDYARFLHASMARGLDVGERADEEDSGTGEPHPGVADGDDSPRHVMSRGGCGDAQEAPEPVFQEPWEELPDDYYGPVVTSYGTVSVILQDSIRVDIATDGSVRVVNFAMHCTAAINSSGDSSCVCHPCGRVLQEGENVDMVSGTRLAKVSSRGVTFTALNHGLVYLVDASGTKSTTERFRNLFYDLPLSVFHSNQEQGTERFRECFRLVREARQRSTRNGDEIWLVGSVRIKQTPWGDVQVSRDSGRRVVWTSPTAGTISVATPLVKIALSVDPSRFFFVKMGQKKISASAEAFTVRNGSQSAGFDNQGRVTLP, from the coding sequence GCGACGGGGACGTGTGGCGCTCTCACCGCGATGGCCACCCGCCAGCGTCACACCGCCACTGCCGGCCCCGGCAGACGTAATCAACACTCACAGAATCAGCGCCAGAGAGAGAACCAACGCTCGCGACGCACACCACCGCACGGGAGCAATGACGAGTACGAGCGCCGCTACGACAGGGACGGGGCCGACGACACTTTCGACGGGAACGTAATGCCGTGGCCGGGCATAGTGCCGCCGCCGTTCCTCTATCTGCCGCCTCCCATGGTTGGCTTCCCTGAGCTGATGTCTCCGTTCAGTCCCTACGGCTCTATCGTCGACGAAAACACGGACATCTTGGACGCCTACTACGCGGCCGAGTACGCGGGTGCGAGCGCTTTCGACTTGCAGGACGAACCTGTCCTTTACGATTACGACGTTGACGTACAGCAGCACATTGACTACGCTCGGTTCCTGCACGCTTCGATGGCGCGAGGACTCGACGTCGGTGAGAGAGCGGACGAAGAAGACAGCGGCACGGGCGAGCCGCACCCCGGAGTTGCCGACGGGGACGACTCGCCGCGCCACGTTATGAGCAGAGGCGGCTGTGGCGACGCCCAGGAGGCCCCGGAGCCCGTCTTCCAAGAACCCTGGGAAGAACTTCCGGACGACTACTATGGTCCCGTGGTGACCAGCTACGGCACCGTGTCCGTGATTCTGCAAGATTCCATACGTGTCGACATCGCGACGGACGGCTCCGTGCGGGTCGTCAACTTCGCCATGCACTGCACGGCGGCGATCAACTCCTCGGGCGACTCGAGCTGCGTGTGCCACCCGTGCGGCCGCGTGCTTCAGGAGGGCGAAAACGTGGACATGGTCTCGGGCACCAGGTTGGCCAAGGTCTCCAGCCGCGGAGTGACATTCACGGCGCTCAACCACGGACTCGTCTATCTGGTCGACGCTTCGGGTACCAAGTCGACCACCGAGCGATTCCGGAACCTCTTCTACGACCTCCCGCTGAGCGTGTTCCACTCCAACCAGGAACAGGGTACCGAGCGCTTCCGCGAGTGTTTCCGCCTGGTGAGAGAGGCGAGGCAGAGAAGCACACGAAACGGCGATGAAATCTGGCTGGTCGGTAGCGTCCGTATCAAGCAGACGCCGTGGGGAGACGTCCAGGTGTCACGTGACTCGGGCAGGCGGGTCGTCTGGACCTCGCCCACTGCCGGAACCATCTCGGTGGCCACACCGCTCGTGAAAATCGCTTTGAGCGTCGACCCCTCTAGATTCTTTTTCGTGAAgatgggacaaaagaaaatcAGCGCCAGTGCAGAGGCGTTCACGGTGAGAAATGGCAGCCAGAGCGCCGGCTTCGACAATCAGGGCCGTGTCACTCTACCCTGA